A genome region from Parus major isolate Abel unplaced genomic scaffold, Parus_major1.1 Scaffold189, whole genome shotgun sequence includes the following:
- the LOC107198541 gene encoding GDP-fucose protein O-fucosyltransferase 2-like, with translation MRPKHLLLVCLRICLYCGSHSSEEHQQTRPSVAFTKRLRVVGDELGKKYLQSSDKADRTQYKEDWTQMKVKMSTALSSLSWGSSQKERLHLGSQRRHAFPARSSKENPEPLGEA, from the exons ATGAGGCCTAAACACCTCTTGCTTGTCTGTCTAAGGATCTGCCTCTATTGTGGCTCCCATTCTTCTGAAGAACACCAGCAG ACCCGTCCGAGTGTGGCGTTCACTAAACGCCTCCGCGTGGTGGGAGACGAGCTCGGGAAGAAATACCTTCAATCCAGCGACAAGGCAGACAGGACTCAATACAAGGAGGACTGGACTCAGATGAAG GTTAAGATGAGCACAGCTCTAAGTAGCCTATCTTGGGGTTCATCTCAGAAGGAGAGACTTCATTTGGGGTCACAGAGAAGACATGCCTTCCCTGCAAGGAGCAGTAAAGAAAATCCAGAGCCTCTTGGAGAGGCTTAA